CTGAGCGTGGATGAGTCAAACACATCCTCAATAAGAGGACTATTGTCATTATAATgacaagagggaggaggggtaTGAACAGCAGAGAATAAAGAGGGAGCTGGGGAATTGCTTTACAGTTAAAAAGGACTGACTTGACAACAGCATCAATGTGGATGTTTGTCCTGATGTTGACTGGTATTGACTGTGAAAATTGATGCCTATTAGGCACGACTGAGCTTCAATAGATCTCAATCACATCACATCTTGCATGATATATGGTAGTATTACATGGTATATACAGTGGGCATGGTGGACTAAAGGGTAAAAGCTGGTGTCAGCATTTCCATTTAATGATAATTCAAGGACTGACTGGTTTCTACCGGCACCATAGGGACAAAATTTATCACTAATACTCAAtccgacaaaaaaaaaaaaaaaaaggctataAAATAACTTAGACAATGAAtagggaaaaaaacacctctaaATTCATCTTCAATGACGCACTGATGCAGTGTGCTGGATTGCTATCTGGGTTGATTATTGTGAAGTTGTAAATCTCAGTCCTGGTTAAACCGTGGCTGTTATCAGTGAGACAAAGTAAAGCTGGATTACACACACGTTACATGGAGGTAATCTGAGACCAGCACGAGAATGGCGTAGTCTACCACTAACAACGAAAACTACTAAACGGACAAGTAACTGCTGAAGGTAAATATATCAAAATTGCTAAATCAGGAAAACTGCCCACCATGAATCAATTCAAAAACGGGGTTTCGATTAAATGATCATAACCTTAAGCAGATCAAATATTGGCCATGATTTGATCAATCGACAGTAAacgatgttttgtttttcttttttaatccaCTACCAGCTACTTTTATTCAATCACAGTGGGCCTCCGACGCAGCTTTTTGTGCCACAGCAGTCATGGCCTCATGTTACCTtatgaaaatgaagaggaatAAACAAAGGGAGAGCTGGTATAAAGGTATAATTAAGTTGGCTGCAAACCTATTTGAAATGTAAGGGATGTTCGAGCCTCTGTTTGAGTTCAGCTCTGTGAAAAAAGATGTGAGGTCGAACCCTTCTCGTGCCACTCGGATAGATGGAGAGTTGGATCGGTGAAGGGACGCTTCACATCAGATAAAAGCCATCTGTAATGGCGAACCAGCCCCCTTCCCCAGCACCATACAGTTCAGCGTGTGCCACAGGGCTTAATCACCAACCCCCACCCTCAGCTTGAACTGTAAGAGGGGCTGACATTCAGCTGAAGAGTCTGCGCTGTATCAAGGCTCCCTGTGTTCTCCTCCTCAGTGATTCCACACTGAAGAAGCCCTTGTCTAAATCAATTACAGTCGACAGTCCATGGCGACATGAGTGTCATGATAAGCGAGTGCTCCACCACGTATCATGCTGACAGAAATGCATTATAAATGCAGTGTACACACATTTAATATGTTAATTTTAAATTCTGAtacaattaaaacacaaagccGATCATAGAAATTAGACTGTACAAACATTACATTAGGTATTGACTGTGAACTTCATGGGCCACATCATCAGTTAGTGGAGCGGTGAATGGGATCAGCTAGAATAAGTTAAAAGGTTACTATAAATATTACAACATAGCAACACTGCGTCCTTCATTCTGGTTATGTATGTTTTAATTACTACATAGTCTATTAATTTCTTATATACATATTTCTATACATATTTACAGAATAATACATTCAGCAATCAAAAAATTAGCAAATCAGTTGCATTGCAAGACATTGCCGGTCTCCTATATCTACAGTATAGGCACTAATGGCTAGTTCTATGAGTTATTATGAATCTATAGATATGCAAGTGCAGCCCTGGTGCAATTGCAATATGGGCTCAAGGTAAGTTGTCTGTAAGTTGAATTTGAAAAATAGCCGAGGGAAATGAAGATACTGTAATTGTGTCCATTTCAatattatattaataatataatatatatttataatattTCAATGTTTCAGATGCATGATCACTTAGAGCAAAAATCACATATTATAATCCTCATATATTTTCCCTGTTCAGATCCCTGCGGTGATAATATCTACAGATATGAGGTCTTGTGCGCACAGTGCTCAACTAGAGAATGTATCTtctcaaatgtttattttttgttattatttttttttaatcacacaaTTTGGCCTCTAAGTAAACATTCTGCACAGCTACTCTTCATATACACAGAATAATGTTCATGTTTGGGTCCCTGGCATTATGAATATCTAATTTCACACTGCACAGTGTAATCCTGTGGGCCATGTGACCTCTTATCTGAACATGATTGAGATCAAAATGTGCACTGGCTGAAGCACAGGGATAAAAGGAATTCATCTTTTGATCCACATTGCCTGTGCAAGAGGGATTCATCCTTCTTGTCAAACTTTCCTATCTAGCCAAGTTGTAAAGTTGTTCATCACTTAATGGACGATATCTGACTCTTGACTCATTGCCTGTTATCAGCATGAGGTACCCAGACTTAATATGCTTTAGTAGCATATTGTTGCGATTCTGTTATTTCCGTATCCTTCCTCTTTGCCCTCATGTGTCAGTCATCActctcccatctctcccttCTCTGCCTCAGTATCTAACCTGCTGTGCTCTTCCTCAGGTAACAAGTTCTCCTACTGCCACGCCTGCATGCTTGTTGCCGGGGTCTGGTGCTACGCTGGAGTTTTTGCTGTAGGTCCCCTGTCGGGCTGGGGAGAGTACGGGCCCGAGCCTTATGGTACAGCGTGCTGCATCAATTGGCACGCTCCCAGCCAAAGCTCTGCAGCTATGAGCTACATcatctgcctcttcttcttctgctacATTGTGCCCTGCACTGTCATCTTCCTGTCCTATACATTCATCCTGCTGACCGTCCGGGGCTCCCGTCAGGCTGTGCAGCAACACATGTCCCCGCAGAACAAGATCACCAATGCACATGCACTTATCGTTAAGGTAAATACATACATTCACTTTCCAAGATACTGCATCAGTAAATTTAGTTTTTACAtgacaaatgtattttgtatGTTGTTGTGTCTCTTTTCAGCTGTCTGTGGCAGTTTGTATCGGTTTCCTGACAGCATGGAGTCCATATGCCATTGTGTCCATGTGGGCAGCATTTGGTAACCCCGCAACTGTACCACCTATGGCTTTTGCTCTGGCAGCTATCTTTGCCAAGTCCTCCACCCTTTACAACCCGATTGTGTATCTGGTCTTTAAGCCCAACTTCCGCAAATTCCTGTGTCGGGATGTGGCTCAATGTAGAAGTACACTCTGTGGATGTCTGTGTCAGCACAGCTCTGCACAGAAGGGAAATTGCATACAACCCCATCACAAAGAGGAGTGCAACTCCACAAGGTTGTCGAATGGGCTACCAGAGAACCATGGGACCTGCAGACACTGTCCTTGCCCTGAAACAGTCACTGGGACCAGAGAAGACTGCAGCCCACAGCAGACAGCCAGGATACTGAAAGGATCGCAACACAGTGAGGtggctgtcagtcagctgtccAATGAGTTACAGAGCGACTTCCtctagaaaaacaaacacagccaaacaGGGAGAAGGTGAAAAAAGAATGAAGGTTGAAAGACAATGATTACACATCATGGAAAAGAGGAAATAGAAAAAAGATAAAGATTGATTGAAGGAAAAAAATTAGTACTCTACAGAGTTAAAAAACTACGAACTTGTCTCATGCCTCAAATATATGATactgccaaaaaaaagaaaagaaaagaaaagaaaagaaaagaaaagaaaagaaaaggccacAATGTTAGAAGCCAAAAGGAGGACAAGCAAGCCAAACAGATGAGATGCACCCACAGATGTGTATGTCAATATgtcatcaggtcaaattaacTCATGTCAATAACTATCTGATCGCCTTGATTGATCAATATTAAGCAGACCGCACTGAGACTCCATGGAGTCATGATGCAAATCAATTCAAGCTGGATTTAGGGAGGAGCCGATATTGAAACTTTTACTCCCTAAACTACGTTTCATGTGTCTATTATGAGTATTGTATTTGATGGTGTGTCTGATTTGATAGGTATTTATTATGCATGCCTAAAATTGAAGGGCCACAGGGTTCCTGTTGTTATTTAATAGACTGGCTCTGTCTCCTCATTGGACAGGatatattaatattatattaatatttcaaaGCCCCAATTGATTTAAGTACAGTATGTCAGCCTCTACATTTGTCTACTTTAACTAGGCCTACTAGGAGGTTACACTGAGGGAAAGACTTGGCTTAGTGAGCTAATTGTTACATATAAAAATGAACATAGACTTAGTACAATTTATCCGGGGGGTGTTGTATTGATTCCTCTCAATAGAAGAGATACCCATGTCAATTTTGTCTAATCAACTGTGTCCAGGACAGAAAGCATGACTTAAAATAACCAAATCCATAACACTCAATAagttcttttctctctcaataTACTCTACATGGACTCCTCTAGACAAAAATAGGCTCATTGTGTGAAATAAGCAACATTTCGAATTGTAAAAAACATATATTGCATTGGAACACATGCTGGACAATACTTGTATTTAAAAGGCAGTATTTTGtacaaatgaaatacacaatGAATATTCTGAACAGACTTATCTGATATTAATGAAAGGTCGTGTTAATTTTTATCTGACCGAATACTAAATTTATCTAGAACGAGGTTGTAGCTATGTGGCGGTCTTTGGACATGCTTTAATATATGTGTTTATAAAACAGAGAGCTGGCTCTTGTAGCTGATCATGTGCAATCAGGGACCTATCTCATCTTAAGAATGAGCCCTGTAGCAGCTGAGGGTTAAGGAttaattctgtttatttacaaTTTGGGACttgttttcatagttttggccTTGATTTCTATCAGTTATGACACACATGCTCAtcaaagtaattgctgagatcaCAGTATGACAAATTACTAGCACAGAGTCAGACATGGCAAGTAAGGAGCTGTCGGAAAAGAAAAGTTGTAAACTAGGCAACAATTTAGCAAGATTATCTGAACCACTTAACTGTAAATCAAAAGTTCCCCCAGAAACTGTGTGTACGCACAATTATCGCAAATACGGTCATTGGCTGTATGTAAAatgtgatggatgtttacaaaGGACAAAGATTATTTTCCAGGAAATTTTTTTCCAAATAAGCTTAGTAAACCTGGGGCTTTGTTTAAAACCAGAATGAAGTCAAGCCCGCGTCCTTTGTCAGACTGCTCTTAAGCAGTGCTGTCGTATTCCCAGATTTCGTTAATTAACTCTTGTCGGTATGTTAGTAATACTGACAGGAAATTATTGAAATAAGGCCCAATATTTAATAAACTGATATGATCCTTTAAAGTGGTCAGATAACCTTTGGtgaagtctgtttgtgtgtgcgcgtatgggtgtgtgtgtgtacaaaagcaaaagaaagaaaaaaaatcacgaGGTTTATttatatggtgtgtgtgtgtgtgtgtgtgtgtgtgtgtgtgtgtgtttttctaatgtGCCTCTCTAAGTGTGCAGCTCCTGAGAGAAGCTAACAGAGTATCAGCAAATTCTTTTGGGTCTGAcgcagtaacaacaacaacaaaagaacacCGAAATGAGCATATTAAACATGTTCCTCAagccatgaaaacaaagagaggagaaataaactTTATGTCTGTGCATAGTGCTCTTCTTGACTCTTGGAAAAGAGAGGGCCTGTTGTTCAAAAAAAGGCTTTGTAACATGAGAGACAGAAGGCTTTGCCTCAGCACCTGCCAACATTATTCCAATAAACAATGCCCTGTGAGCATATTTGAGCTTAACTGCGGGCTTTGTCCAATGAGCAGTTTTCTACTTTTCCCCTGGCGGCATAGGTCATCAAATAAAGACCTGCCATGGACAAGATTAATTAGATCTGCAACTGTGCATGTCGTGGTTCAGCGGCGTGACTTTCATGTCACATCGTGattcctttttttaaacatggtGAGAGGGAACATTGCAGTTCTGTGCAGTTTTCACAGAATACCTGACGATAGAAGCAGTTCACTTTGCtttaaatgatgcaaaacaaccATGTCAGCACGTGTGTTGCATTCTGCTCTGACACTTAGTAGTGACTGCTTCTCAAAGACACTCATACTGAACCACCAATGCCACCTGAACAAACAGCCCActtgcacttttcacacaacaCTAGCTCTGTGACAGAAAAgcgctctgtttttcttctttctgagCTTAAGTCATGTTCAGACCGACATCAGTGGTGCATGATAAAATGCAGCACatccattcatttcaatgaggccACTACATTGACGGAGAGGGCTCTGGCAAAAAACACAGAGCGTCATCTGGCAAAACATTTGAACGTGGCTCAGCTTATGCCATAATGCAGCAACAGTCTATATTAGCAAATCAAATATGTGCAAGTACATTTCAGGTAACCTGAATGGATCATTTCTACTGCTCACCTCTTTGAGATTGAGGATAAAATGATTGCTGTTTGGATAACTTTACTGCGTTGTAAAATTTCATATTTATCATATTTCATACTGTCAGTGGTTATCTGTCTGATAAGCCTTCAAACTCATGGATCTACTCTTAAACTGGCTTCGTTTTTCACAACGCCATCATCAGACAAGAACGTCAACATTAACCCATTCTGAAAAAACGTTGGTTGCCATTTTTTGCCATTGTTAAGTTAGTTAAAGATAAACTGAAATTCTTTCTTTCTACAATATCTCGGCACTTCTGTAtgattaaggttagggaaagactGTGTTTATAGcatacaaactgtgtttacGGAACGCTTACCATCAGGTACAGATTTGTCCAATACTGGACTGGTACTTCTTCATGTCATCAGTACATGAAGCAACACGCCATCATCAGTACATCTCTCTGCATTTTTTACTGTAGTGAACACAAAGCGACATTTGTTTCACACTTCGAATTTGGGATCTCCCCTCCAAAACTTCAATAAACACCAATCTGGAGCATAATTATTCTGAACTTTTCATGGTTATTCTAAAACACAGACAAGATTATAAGCGTGAAGCAAGGTTTGATTAATTTTTAACCTGAGGTTAACAGTGACCTTGGGTTAAGGAAACCCCGGGTCAGTTTCAGTCCTCAGCTTACACATGAACATGTCAAAGCCATACTGCTGTAAAAAGAAGTACTGTTTGCgaaaacaaacaacaggccTGTCCACTGATGGAGTGTTTGAGATAATATCATCATCTCTTTTTCATCTATGTAGCTAACAACTATTGTATACAACTGCATGGATGTACAGGGTAGCAGTTCATTACTGTTTCTTGCTCTATAACCTCCAGGATGAACACATGGGTTGCACTTTAAGTAGCCTACTAACTGTTTATGATACAATTGCTTCCCTGGAAAAACTACACGATTGTACAGACTCCGATGTGCGAAAGATGTTGCTGGTTTCATGTTGGCTGTATAAGATTTTGGAGAAAAAGGGTGTCAAAGCTGAAGGATCAGTGAAATCCACCAGGATTTTTCTGCATGTCACGCTGGAACCAAAGGTTACAGTCACCTTTACACTCACTGTCCAAGCCAAAATGTTTGGACACTTGTATTTTTATACCAATATGCAGGTTACCATTAAAAGAATATACATATCAAAGACTTGGCTTCCAGTCCCGTGCTGGACGGGCTTTGTTCGGCCCATACACTTCAAGGACGTACAAAGCAGGATACATAACTGTGAAAATCTGATTCTGATGTCtcttttttctattctgttctaCTCAAGGAACAAATTCTGCAAGTACCTGGGTGTATATTCTTCATTATATGCCAAGCCCACGCGGGTCATTTCCACTGACTTCACTCATTCAAACAACGTGCATATATTTATCAGATGTCAGGGATTTCATGTAGATATTgctttgcatgtatgtataGAATATGTGTATGTACAGATTTCAAGTTAAATTCACATATTATCATGGatatctgtctaaatctgtgaaTAGGGGATGGAGATATGCAGTGTCTTGAAATGGGGGtttcatttttgtgttatttcagcTTCTGAGTGGTGGCTTTGAAGTGTTTCCATAAATGTTCCCTATTATGAGGCTTTAGTGCAGAACAGCCTCCTGGCCTGTGGTTTCTCTCACCACAGCTGGAATCCATTTTCTTTTAGCTCCTTTAATGGCTAGGTGAGAA
This region of Chaetodon auriga isolate fChaAug3 chromosome 10, fChaAug3.hap1, whole genome shotgun sequence genomic DNA includes:
- the opn7b gene encoding opsin 7, group member b, whose protein sequence is MGNASETFLLVSRISKDNDFLMGTVYTIFGVLSVLGNGILLFVAYRKKSSLKPAEFFVVNLAISDLSMTITLFPLAIPSAYAHMWLFHKVTCTVYAFCGVLFGLCSLTNLTVLSCVCWLKVCCPNYGNKFSYCHACMLVAGVWCYAGVFAVGPLSGWGEYGPEPYGTACCINWHAPSQSSAAMSYIICLFFFCYIVPCTVIFLSYTFILLTVRGSRQAVQQHMSPQNKITNAHALIVKLSVAVCIGFLTAWSPYAIVSMWAAFGNPATVPPMAFALAAIFAKSSTLYNPIVYLVFKPNFRKFLCRDVAQCRSTLCGCLCQHSSAQKGNCIQPHHKEECNSTRLSNGLPENHGTCRHCPCPETVTGTREDCSPQQTARILKGSQHSEVAVSQLSNELQSDFL